One Ardenticatenales bacterium genomic region harbors:
- a CDS encoding mechanosensitive ion channel family protein has translation MFFSDVDLPAFARLLTVHFLRILAILIVAFLALRLLNWLTRRLVRHLKEMDEIDGSTQDRQIDTIFTVVRSTGLVVIIASALFMVLLEVGVNVGPMLTSVGIVGLALGLGAQTLVKDVVSGVFIMAENLYRVGEAVEVGGYAGTIEHFTLRATTVRAFNGTLYTIPNGDIRAVSNSSRDWSRAIVDVGLQYETDVPQAMDTLREIGRALGQNEELAPALLDEPTITGIENLGDWQVTLRIFVTTLPGQQFDVQRYLRQEVKKRLALAYPRQEIQIIS, from the coding sequence ATGTTTTTTTCTGACGTGGATTTGCCGGCATTCGCCCGCTTACTAACCGTTCATTTCCTCCGCATCCTGGCCATCCTCATCGTTGCCTTTCTGGCGCTGCGCCTGCTCAACTGGCTCACGCGGCGGCTGGTGCGTCACCTGAAGGAGATGGACGAAATAGACGGCAGCACCCAGGACAGGCAGATCGACACCATCTTCACCGTCGTGCGCAGCACGGGGTTGGTGGTGATTATTGCCTCCGCGCTGTTCATGGTCTTGCTGGAAGTGGGCGTGAACGTGGGGCCAATGCTCACGAGCGTGGGGATTGTGGGGTTGGCATTGGGGCTGGGGGCGCAGACGTTGGTGAAGGATGTGGTCAGCGGCGTGTTCATTATGGCGGAGAACCTGTATCGTGTGGGGGAGGCTGTGGAGGTGGGGGGATATGCCGGCACTATCGAACACTTCACCCTCCGCGCTACCACCGTCCGCGCCTTCAACGGGACCCTGTACACCATCCCCAACGGCGACATCCGCGCCGTCTCTAACAGCTCCCGCGACTGGAGCCGCGCCATCGTGGACGTCGGGCTGCAATACGAAACAGACGTGCCTCAGGCGATGGACACCCTGCGCGAGATTGGCCGCGCCCTGGGGCAAAACGAAGAATTGGCTCCCGCCCTCCTGGATGAACCTACCATCACCGGCATTGAAAATTTAGGTGACTGGCAGGTGACGCTGCGCATCTTCGTCACCACCTTGCCGGGTCAGCAGTTCGACGTGCAGCGGTACTTGCGCCAGGAAGTTAAGAAACGGCTGGCCCTTGCCTACCCCCGCCAGGAGATTCAGATTATCTCCTGA
- a CDS encoding adenylosuccinate synthase, with protein MPLHIVVGTQWGDEGKGRITDMLAARADVVARYSGGDNAGHTVTIGADVFKLHLVPSGIVHEEVVCLIGNGVVINPAVLLRELDGLAARGVDVSPRRLRICRKAHLITPAHIALDQGYEAARGQEAIGTTLRGIGPAYTDKARRSGLRAGLLADAEGLADAVAAHVTAHNQVLQGVFGRQPMPAKQTAIEYAQYAARLAPYLTDGSLFLSEALSDNQTVLAEGAQGTLLDLDHGTYPFVTSSSSTASGALTGLGLGPRQVGDVIGVAKAFTSRVGSGPFPAEVGGEMALRLRGTGANPWDEYGTTTGRPRRVGWLDLVILRYAARINGLTQLALTKLDILSGLPQIPVCVAYECEGRRVDHFPPDLTELAQCRPVYEMLPGWDEDVTGARELADLPANARRYVQFVAEQVGVPVTYVSVGPARKQVVVVPA; from the coding sequence ATGCCTTTGCATATTGTCGTTGGCACGCAATGGGGAGACGAAGGGAAAGGACGCATCACGGATATGTTGGCGGCGCGGGCGGATGTGGTTGCCCGTTACAGCGGCGGCGACAACGCCGGTCATACGGTGACGATTGGCGCGGATGTGTTCAAACTGCACCTGGTTCCGTCAGGGATTGTGCATGAGGAGGTGGTCTGCCTCATCGGTAATGGCGTCGTTATCAATCCGGCCGTGTTGCTGCGTGAACTGGATGGGCTGGCGGCGCGGGGCGTGGACGTTTCGCCGCGGCGGCTGCGTATCTGCCGCAAGGCGCACCTGATCACGCCCGCGCATATCGCTCTGGACCAGGGGTATGAGGCGGCGCGGGGGCAGGAGGCGATTGGCACGACGCTGCGCGGGATCGGTCCCGCTTATACGGACAAGGCGCGGCGCTCCGGGCTGCGCGCGGGGCTGCTGGCGGATGCGGAGGGGCTGGCGGACGCGGTGGCGGCGCACGTGACGGCGCATAATCAGGTGTTGCAGGGGGTGTTCGGTCGGCAGCCAATGCCGGCAAAACAAACCGCCATCGAATACGCCCAATACGCCGCCCGCCTCGCTCCCTACCTGACCGATGGCTCCCTCTTCCTCAGCGAAGCCCTCAGCGACAACCAGACCGTCCTCGCCGAAGGCGCGCAGGGAACGCTGCTCGACCTGGACCACGGAACCTACCCCTTTGTCACCAGTTCATCGTCCACCGCCAGCGGGGCACTCACCGGCCTCGGCCTGGGACCGCGCCAGGTAGGGGACGTCATTGGCGTGGCCAAAGCGTTCACCAGCCGCGTCGGCAGTGGCCCGTTTCCCGCCGAAGTCGGCGGGGAGATGGCCTTGCGCTTGCGCGGCACGGGCGCAAACCCCTGGGACGAATACGGCACGACCACGGGACGACCCCGCCGCGTTGGCTGGCTTGATCTCGTCATTTTGCGCTACGCCGCCCGCATCAATGGTCTGACGCAGTTAGCCCTGACCAAACTGGACATCCTCAGCGGCCTGCCGCAAATACCCGTGTGCGTCGCCTATGAGTGCGAGGGGCGGCGTGTGGACCATTTCCCCCCCGACCTGACGGAATTGGCTCAATGCCGGCCCGTCTACGAAATGCTGCCCGGCTGGGATGAAGACGTGACCGGGGCGCGGGAACTGGCCGATTTGCCCGCCAACGCGCGACGGTATGTGCAGTTTGTCGCGGAGCAGGTCGGTGTGCCCGTCACCTACGTCTCCGTTGGCCCCGCGCGTAAACAGGTGGTTGTGGTCCCGGCGTGA
- a CDS encoding alpha/beta fold hydrolase, producing the protein MSEKPIVPKAGVVPYRRDAAGGVELLLITARQVPGSWIFPVGTVDPGETLAQTAARECVEESGCVVSVTDELGFVDLDKGHAIHRLTFFAAAVIGETAERESDRARRWVPLTEAVDEVADVFQPVARAARTYLEALPYTLLRTPEERFADLPGWPYAPRYVTVNGARVHYVDEGVGEPIVCLHGEPSWSYLYRKMIPILARDHRVLVPDFLGFGRSDKFLEREAYTFQMHRDTLAAWLDRLGLDQVTLVVQDWGGLIGLRLVGEMPARFSRLVIMNTGLPTGDMPATDAFEKWRDFAARLGNLPIKRVIRMGLSHPENVSAAELNAYEAPFPTAAYKAGASVWPLLVPMRRDDPGAAEMRQARTVLSDWRKPALVMFSDGDPITRGGSRLFRKLIPAAKEQPEIVITDAGHFLQEEKGETIARHILDFMAQSAAG; encoded by the coding sequence ATGTCAGAAAAACCTATCGTACCTAAAGCGGGTGTCGTGCCTTATCGCCGTGACGCGGCAGGCGGAGTGGAATTGTTGCTGATCACGGCGCGCCAGGTTCCCGGCTCCTGGATATTCCCCGTGGGCACGGTCGATCCAGGCGAGACATTGGCGCAGACCGCCGCCCGTGAATGCGTGGAGGAGAGCGGCTGCGTCGTTTCCGTGACGGACGAGTTGGGTTTCGTTGACCTGGACAAGGGGCACGCCATTCACCGCCTTACCTTTTTTGCTGCCGCCGTGATTGGTGAAACGGCGGAACGGGAATCGGATCGGGCGCGGCGGTGGGTTCCGCTGACGGAAGCGGTGGATGAGGTGGCGGATGTTTTTCAGCCGGTAGCGCGCGCGGCGCGGACCTACCTGGAGGCGCTGCCATACACGCTGCTGCGCACGCCGGAAGAACGATTTGCCGACTTGCCCGGATGGCCGTATGCGCCTCGTTACGTCACTGTCAACGGTGCGCGTGTGCATTACGTGGACGAAGGAGTGGGGGAGCCGATTGTTTGTCTGCACGGGGAACCTTCCTGGTCTTACCTGTACCGCAAGATGATCCCCATTCTGGCGCGGGATCACCGCGTGCTGGTTCCCGACTTCCTGGGTTTTGGCCGGTCGGATAAATTCCTGGAACGGGAAGCGTACACTTTCCAGATGCACCGGGACACGCTGGCGGCCTGGCTGGATCGGTTGGGGCTGGATCAGGTGACGCTGGTGGTACAGGATTGGGGTGGTTTAATTGGACTGCGGTTGGTGGGGGAAATGCCGGCACGTTTTTCCCGCCTCGTGATTATGAACACAGGACTGCCCACAGGAGATATGCCGGCAACGGACGCCTTCGAAAAGTGGCGCGACTTTGCCGCCCGCCTGGGCAACCTGCCCATCAAGCGCGTCATCCGCATGGGGCTTTCCCACCCGGAAAACGTCTCCGCCGCCGAACTCAACGCCTACGAAGCCCCATTCCCCACCGCTGCCTACAAAGCCGGCGCGTCCGTCTGGCCCCTGCTCGTGCCTATGCGCCGCGACGACCCCGGCGCGGCGGAGATGCGCCAGGCGCGCACCGTCCTCTCCGATTGGCGCAAACCCGCGCTCGTCATGTTTTCCGATGGCGACCCCATCACGCGCGGCGGTAGTCGCCTCTTTCGCAAACTGATCCCCGCGGCCAAAGAGCAGCCGGAAATCGTGATCACCGACGCGGGGCATTTTCTTCAGGAGGAGAAAGGGGAAACAATCGCCCGGCACATTTTGGACTTTATGGCGCAATCCGCTGCCGGATGA
- a CDS encoding nuclear transport factor 2 family protein, with the protein MTMIPTAIEAYRQALNSLDRAAYHAAFAADAVVMDPYGGRPLEGAAGLDRFFNGMERTWSRFTMTYGAAYAGGDRVAVNWQVEAEAKGGKVAVFAGINVFTLDDSGLITRLEGYWDARAMMAQL; encoded by the coding sequence ATGACGATGATACCTACAGCTATTGAGGCGTATCGTCAGGCGCTGAACAGCCTGGACCGCGCCGCCTACCATGCGGCGTTTGCGGCGGATGCCGTGGTGATGGACCCGTATGGGGGGCGTCCGCTGGAGGGCGCGGCGGGATTGGACCGTTTCTTTAATGGCATGGAACGTACCTGGAGCCGTTTTACGATGACGTATGGCGCGGCGTATGCCGGCGGGGACCGGGTGGCGGTGAACTGGCAGGTGGAGGCGGAGGCGAAAGGGGGGAAGGTGGCGGTTTTTGCCGGCATCAACGTCTTCACCCTGGACGATTCTGGACTGATCACCCGCCTGGAAGGGTACTGGGACGCTCGCGCCATGATGGCCCAATTATGA
- a CDS encoding DUF433 domain-containing protein, with protein MSEHALSHVLIDPNRFNGEPYIRDTRFTVREILEMLARGRSTEEILEDHPPLRPVHIQAAAAFAVTLLEKQHGSHAASERLPEY; from the coding sequence ATGAGCGAGCATGCCCTTTCCCATGTACTCATTGACCCTAACCGCTTCAATGGCGAGCCATACATCCGGGACACCCGCTTCACCGTGCGCGAGATTCTGGAAATGCTGGCGCGTGGGCGCTCCACGGAGGAGATTCTGGAAGATCACCCCCCGCTGCGACCTGTTCACATTCAAGCCGCCGCCGCCTTTGCTGTAACCTTGCTGGAAAAACAACACGGCTCCCACGCCGCCTCCGAGCGGCTGCCTGAATATTAG
- a CDS encoding 3-hydroxybutyryl-CoA dehydrogenase yields the protein MIETVAVIGGGTMGRGIAQAAALAGHRVFLYDITDDLLAQARMRIFDAIDKGVARGKVSAADAAHARSALTFTASYDFAAHCDLIIEAVPEDMALKRRIFRRLDEEAPSRAILASNTSSLSINALAAATQRPESFLGLHFFNPAHIMKLVEVIRADFTAPEVLDRAVAFVRGLGKTPVLCQDTPAFIVNRVARPFYGEAFRLLGEQAADVADIDKLARSLGFRMGPFELIDLIGCDVNLAVTQSVYDAYFQDPKYRPHPLQRRMVESNRLGRKTQHGFYDYRPGRS from the coding sequence ATGATTGAGACAGTTGCGGTGATTGGTGGGGGGACGATGGGGCGCGGGATCGCGCAGGCGGCGGCGCTGGCCGGGCATCGGGTTTTTCTGTACGACATCACTGATGACCTGCTGGCGCAGGCGCGCATGCGCATTTTTGATGCCATCGACAAGGGCGTGGCCCGCGGCAAGGTGTCGGCGGCGGACGCGGCGCACGCCCGGTCCGCCCTCACCTTCACGGCCAGCTATGATTTTGCCGCCCATTGCGACTTGATCATCGAAGCGGTTCCCGAAGACATGGCGCTAAAGCGGCGCATTTTCCGTCGCCTGGATGAGGAAGCGCCGTCACGCGCCATTCTGGCCAGCAATACCTCCAGCCTGAGCATTAACGCCCTGGCCGCGGCTACGCAGCGCCCGGAGTCCTTCCTGGGACTGCATTTTTTCAATCCGGCGCACATCATGAAGCTGGTGGAGGTGATTCGCGCCGATTTTACCGCGCCGGAAGTATTGGACCGCGCGGTGGCGTTTGTGCGTGGGTTGGGCAAGACGCCCGTTCTCTGCCAGGATACGCCCGCCTTCATCGTTAACCGTGTCGCCCGCCCCTTTTACGGGGAGGCGTTTCGGCTGTTGGGGGAGCAGGCGGCGGACGTGGCGGATATTGACAAACTGGCGCGCTCGCTGGGTTTCCGCATGGGGCCGTTTGAACTGATTGACCTGATCGGCTGCGACGTGAATCTGGCGGTCACGCAGTCGGTGTATGATGCGTATTTCCAGGACCCGAAGTATCGTCCGCACCCGCTGCAACGGCGCATGGTGGAGAGTAATCGCCTGGGACGAAAGACGCAGCATGGTTTTTATGATTATCGTCCGGGTCGGTCGTAG
- a CDS encoding N-acetylmuramoyl-L-alanine amidase, with protein MTQSRFDGRARQRPTWLRILGANLSILVFLAIGIVIMFAVYLRFSPTPGDAEVVAQLVSSGDPLNAPLQKVVAARPVTQRVVQSQAPARIGLIAGHTGNDSGAVCDDGLTEAQVNLTIAQGVAKRLADAGIRADIFLEFDPRLQDFAGTALVSIHADSCDYFNDEATGFKIAGSGYTDSSQLSICVEHAYREATDLPFHANTITPHMTDYHAFREIAPGTEAIIIEVGFMNRDRDLLTNQAARPITGVTNGILCFLRENGS; from the coding sequence ATGACCCAATCCCGTTTTGACGGACGTGCGCGGCAGCGCCCCACCTGGTTAAGGATTCTTGGCGCGAATCTGTCTATCCTCGTCTTTTTGGCAATCGGGATTGTCATCATGTTCGCCGTCTATTTGCGTTTTAGCCCCACGCCGGGGGACGCGGAGGTGGTGGCGCAGTTGGTCAGCTCAGGGGATCCGCTGAATGCGCCGTTGCAGAAAGTGGTGGCGGCGCGCCCCGTGACGCAACGGGTGGTGCAGAGCCAGGCTCCGGCACGAATTGGCCTGATTGCGGGGCACACGGGGAATGATTCCGGGGCGGTGTGTGACGATGGCCTGACGGAGGCGCAGGTCAATCTGACTATTGCTCAGGGGGTGGCGAAACGATTGGCGGATGCCGGCATTCGCGCCGACATCTTCCTCGAATTTGACCCACGCCTGCAAGATTTTGCCGGCACAGCCCTCGTCTCCATCCACGCCGACTCCTGCGACTACTTCAACGACGAAGCCACCGGCTTCAAAATCGCCGGCTCCGGCTATACCGACTCCAGCCAGCTTTCCATCTGCGTCGAACACGCCTACCGGGAAGCCACCGACCTTCCCTTCCACGCCAACACTATCACCCCGCACATGACCGACTATCACGCCTTCCGCGAGATCGCCCCCGGAACGGAAGCCATCATCATCGAAGTCGGCTTCATGAACCGGGACCGCGACCTGCTCACCAACCAGGCGGCCCGCCCCATCACCGGCGTGACCAACGGTATCTTGTGCTTCCTGCGGGAGAATGGCTCATGA
- a CDS encoding 3-hydroxybutyryl-CoA dehydrogenase, which translates to MKVIIAGELPFVQEVAKLCLDAGYDTHVFLVEDFLGAIESGYVLDDVGEVDVALELHNESAAAKQELILALDHALPANALLLTSALATSVTQAAAWTLDESRVVGIGLLPPIGPTGLVELAAGLRTAEAAMTRARAFWSDLGYEPVTVADGPGLVRARLVCCIINEAVSALMEGVASPEDIDRAMKLGTNYPYGPLEWADIIGLDTVLGVMTGLFQEWGDDRYRPAPLLRRMVIAGMLGQKTGRGFYGYDEDGKRI; encoded by the coding sequence ATGAAGGTGATTATTGCCGGAGAACTGCCGTTTGTGCAGGAGGTGGCGAAGTTGTGCCTGGATGCGGGGTATGATACGCATGTGTTTTTGGTGGAGGATTTTCTGGGGGCGATTGAGAGTGGGTATGTGCTGGACGATGTGGGGGAGGTAGATGTGGCGCTGGAGTTGCATAATGAGTCGGCGGCGGCGAAGCAGGAGTTGATTCTGGCGCTGGACCATGCGCTGCCGGCAAATGCGCTGCTGCTAACCTCGGCACTGGCGACTAGCGTTACCCAGGCGGCGGCGTGGACGTTGGACGAGTCGCGGGTGGTGGGGATTGGCCTGCTGCCGCCAATTGGTCCGACGGGGTTGGTGGAACTGGCGGCGGGGTTGCGCACAGCGGAAGCGGCCATGACGCGGGCGCGCGCGTTCTGGAGCGACTTGGGTTACGAGCCGGTGACGGTGGCGGATGGCCCAGGATTGGTGCGGGCGCGGCTGGTGTGCTGCATTATCAATGAGGCCGTGAGCGCGTTGATGGAAGGCGTGGCGTCCCCGGAGGATATTGATCGGGCGATGAAACTGGGCACGAATTACCCGTATGGACCGCTGGAGTGGGCGGATATAATCGGCCTGGATACGGTGCTGGGGGTGATGACGGGGTTGTTCCAGGAGTGGGGGGACGATCGGTATCGTCCGGCTCCGCTGCTGCGGCGGATGGTGATTGCCGGCATGTTAGGCCAGAAAACGGGTCGCGGCTTCTACGGATATGACGAGGATGGGAAGCGTATCTAA
- a CDS encoding enoyl-CoA hydratase/isomerase family protein, with amino-acid sequence MSYETILFDVHEGVASITLNRPQSLNAFNDQMIAETTDAFKQAGRRADIRCVVITGSGRGFSAGQDLKDVMQRGAGISIGDHLRHGYNQLITRMISLEKPIIGAINGVAAGAGCSVALAADMRLASDRASFIQAFSKVGLVPDSGSTWMLPRLIGYTRAYQMAITAEKVDAATALAWGLVNEVVPADQLPEITMAWALRLAAGPTLAFGLTKRAMWASWGKSLAESLEYEAQLQDIAARSHDSREGIMAFVEKRPANYRGE; translated from the coding sequence ATGAGTTACGAAACCATCCTCTTCGACGTGCACGAAGGCGTGGCCTCCATCACCCTCAATCGCCCGCAATCGCTGAACGCCTTCAACGACCAGATGATCGCCGAAACCACGGACGCTTTCAAGCAAGCCGGACGCCGCGCGGACATCCGCTGCGTGGTGATCACCGGCAGCGGGCGCGGCTTTTCCGCCGGGCAAGACTTGAAGGACGTGATGCAGCGGGGCGCGGGCATCTCCATTGGCGACCATTTGCGCCACGGTTACAACCAGCTCATCACGCGCATGATTTCCCTGGAGAAGCCGATCATTGGCGCGATCAACGGCGTGGCCGCCGGCGCGGGATGCAGCGTGGCCCTGGCCGCCGATATGCGCCTGGCCTCCGACCGCGCCAGCTTCATCCAGGCATTCAGCAAAGTGGGCCTGGTCCCCGACAGTGGCTCCACCTGGATGCTGCCCCGCCTCATCGGCTACACCCGCGCCTACCAGATGGCGATTACGGCGGAGAAGGTGGACGCGGCCACCGCATTGGCCTGGGGATTGGTGAACGAAGTTGTCCCCGCCGACCAGCTTCCCGAAATCACGATGGCCTGGGCGTTGCGCCTGGCCGCCGGCCCTACCCTGGCGTTTGGCCTGACGAAGCGGGCTATGTGGGCTTCCTGGGGCAAAAGCCTGGCCGAATCGCTGGAATACGAGGCGCAGTTGCAGGACATTGCCGCCCGCAGCCACGACAGCCGCGAAGGGATCATGGCGTTCGTAGAAAAGCGGCCCGCCAATTATCGGGGAGAGTAG
- a CDS encoding L,D-transpeptidase family protein, with protein sequence MTGEQTWLQQARAAIKRGDQDEARRLLERAVRISPNDYRAWLWLAGVTPSAQASAAYLERAAALNPQDTTVQKARQWAARRLAAETAAPPPPPVSTQTAPTRRGYGLTAILVILFCLLGIGLGLVAWRWLQPTVVPGAVAAADVAHPSVVATVPAQVDTLPPEETDSGGETDVMEIADATAIPTVEDGMVEAPTTAVDVREQEAQGGAGMPAKSINPATNTRPTWTPTPIPSPTPTPTPVPTATPIPPTPVPVTSVGGIPVSSGETWVDVNLTTQTLVAYRGTEPVFTTFISSGTWSHPTVTGQFRIYLRYEAQDMNGYLLGYDYYLPNVPYVMYFYEDYALHGTYWHNNFGTPMSHGCVNLATGDAQWLYNFTSIGTLVSVHY encoded by the coding sequence ATGACGGGCGAACAAACATGGTTACAACAAGCCAGAGCGGCCATCAAGCGCGGAGATCAGGATGAGGCCCGCCGCCTGTTGGAACGGGCCGTGCGCATCTCGCCTAACGATTACCGCGCCTGGCTGTGGCTGGCCGGTGTGACGCCATCCGCCCAGGCCAGCGCCGCCTATCTGGAACGCGCCGCCGCCCTCAATCCGCAAGACACCACCGTACAAAAGGCGCGGCAGTGGGCGGCGCGGCGTCTGGCGGCGGAAACGGCTGCTCCCCCGCCGCCGCCTGTGTCCACACAGACCGCGCCTACCCGCCGCGGCTACGGTTTGACGGCGATTCTCGTTATCCTCTTCTGCCTGTTGGGGATCGGTCTCGGTTTGGTGGCCTGGCGCTGGTTGCAACCCACGGTCGTGCCCGGCGCGGTCGCCGCCGCGGATGTGGCACACCCGTCCGTCGTCGCCACCGTGCCGGCACAGGTGGACACGCTGCCGCCGGAGGAGACGGATAGCGGCGGGGAGACAGACGTGATGGAGATCGCGGATGCGACGGCTATCCCGACGGTAGAGGATGGGATGGTAGAGGCGCCCACGACGGCGGTGGATGTCCGTGAACAGGAAGCGCAGGGAGGGGCGGGAATGCCGGCAAAATCCATCAACCCCGCCACCAACACGCGCCCCACCTGGACCCCCACGCCCATCCCCAGCCCCACACCCACGCCCACACCCGTGCCCACAGCCACCCCCATCCCACCCACACCCGTGCCCGTCACCTCCGTGGGCGGCATTCCCGTCAGCTCTGGCGAAACGTGGGTAGACGTGAACCTGACCACGCAGACATTGGTCGCCTACCGGGGTACGGAACCCGTTTTCACGACGTTCATTTCCTCGGGAACCTGGTCGCATCCCACCGTAACGGGGCAGTTCCGCATCTATCTACGCTACGAAGCCCAGGACATGAACGGCTACCTGTTGGGATATGACTACTATTTGCCAAACGTCCCCTACGTGATGTACTTCTACGAGGACTATGCGCTTCACGGCACATATTGGCACAACAACTTCGGCACGCCCATGAGCCACGGCTGCGTCAATCTGGCGACGGGCGACGCCCAATGGCTGTATAACTTCACGTCCATTGGCACGTTGGTCAGCGTTCATTATTGA